In Cicer arietinum cultivar CDC Frontier isolate Library 1 chromosome 7, Cicar.CDCFrontier_v2.0, whole genome shotgun sequence, a single window of DNA contains:
- the LOC101496479 gene encoding beta-amyrin 11-oxidase-like, giving the protein MKMEWVYMCIATLLACYIFVNKIVKNLNGWYYTLKLRNKDYPLPPGHMGWPLIGNLFTFIQDFSSGQPDSFITNLILKYGRNGIYKTHLLGNPSIIICEPEMCRRVLLDDVNFNLGYPKSIKKLARCRPMVDVSNEERKHFRRVIIAPIVGHKELAIYIERLEDIVVNSLEELSSMKHPIEFLKEMKKVSFKAIVHVFMGCSNENIIKNIGSSLNDLYKGMFSIPINAPGFTFHKALKARKKIGKIVQSVVDERRLRIKNGEQVGEKKDLMDILLEVKDENGRKLEDEDISDLLLGLLFAGHESTATGLMWSVTYLTQHPHILKKAKEEQEEILRTRPTSLKRLSLNEVKQMVYLSHVINEMLRCANIAFSTFREAICDVNINGYLIPKGWKVLIWARAIHMSDEYYPNPQEFNPSRWDNYTPKAGTFLPFGAGSRRCPGGDLAKLEISIFLHYFLLNYRLERINPECPITNLPVSKPIDNCLAKVVKVSHA; this is encoded by the exons atgaaaatggaatgGGTTTACATGTGTATAGCTACTTTGTTGGCATGCTACATTTTTGTAAACAAAATAGTGAAGAATTTGAATGGATGGTATTATACTCTCAAACTAAGAAACAAAGACTACCCTTTGCCTCCTGGCCATATGGGATGGCCTTTAATAGGGaatctatttactttcattcAAGATTTCTCATCAGGCCAACCTGATTCATTCATTACCAATCTTATCCTCAA atatGGAAGAAATGGCATCTACAAGACACACTTGTTAGGAAATCCAAGTATCATAATTTGTGAGCCTGAAATGTGTAGACGAGTGCTATTAGATGATGTGAATTTTAATCTTGGTTATCCAAAATCAATAAAGAAGTTGGCACGATGTAGACCAATGGTTGATGTATCTAATGAAGAACGTAAGCATTTTCGACGTGTAATTATTGCTCCCATTGTTGGTCACAAGGAACTAGCAATATATATAGAACGTCTCGAGGACATTGTGGTCAATTCCTTAGAAGAATTGTCAAGCATGAAGCACCCTATTGAGTTCTTGAAAGAAATGAAGAAAGTTTCCTTTAAAGCCATTGTCCATGTTTTCATGGGATGTTCTAATGAGAACATTATTAAAAACATTGGAAGTTCACTAAATGATTTGTATAAGGGCATGTTCTCTATTCCCATCAATGCACCTGGTTTTACTTTCCACAAAGCGCTCaag GCACGCAAGAAGATTGGCAAAATAGTTCAATCTGTTGTGGATGAAAGGAGATTGAGGATAAAAAATGGTGAACAAGTGGGAGAGAAAAAAGATCTTATGGATATTCTGTTGGAAGTGAAAGATGAGAATGGTAGAAAATTAGAAGATGAAGATATTAGTGACTTATTGCTTGGCCTTTTATTTGCTGGTCATGAAAGTACAGCAACTGGTTTAATGTGGTCAGTTACATATCTTACACAGCATCCACATATTCTGAAAAAAGCCAAG gAAGAGCAGGAAGAAATCTTGAGGACAAGACCAACCTCCCTAAAACGATTGAGTCTTAATGAAGTCAAACAAATGGTTTATCTTTCTCAT GTAATCAATGAAATGTTACGATGTGCCAATATTGCATTTTCAACTTTTCGAGAGGCAATATGTGATGTCAACATCAATG GTTATCTCATACCTAAAGGATGGAAAGTGCTAATATGGGCAAGAGCTATTCATATGAGTGATGAATATTACCCAAATCCACAAGAATTTAATCCATCTAGATGGGAT AATTACACTCCCAAAGCAGGGACCTTCCTTCCTTTTGGAGCAGGAAGTAGGCGTTGTCCTGGAGGTGACTTGGCAAAACTTGAAATTTCCATATTTCTTCATTATTTTCTCCTTAATTACAG aTTGGAGCGAATAAATCCAGAATGTCCTATTACCAACTTGCCAGTATCTAAACCCATTGACAACTGTCTCGCTAAAGTGGTAAAGGTGTCACATGCTTAG
- the LOC101496150 gene encoding beta-amyrin 11-oxidase-like produces the protein MKMEWVYMCIGTLLACYIFVNKIVKNLNGWYYNLKLRNKDYPLPPGHMGWPLIGNLFTFIQDFSSGQPDSFITNLILKYGRNGIYKTHLFGNPSIIICEPEMGKRVISNDENFKLGYPKSIKELARCRPMIDVSKEEHRHFRRLITSPIVGHKALAMYIERLEDIVVNSLEELSSMKHPIEFLKEMKKVSFKAIVHVFMGTSNDNIIKSIGSSFTDLYNGMYSIPINAPGFTFHKALKARKKLAKIVQPVVDEKRLMIKNGQQVEEKKDLMDILLEVKDENGRKLEDEDISDLLIGLLFAGHESTATSLMWSVIHLTQHPHILKKAKEEQEEILRTRPDSQKRLSLNEVKQMTYLSHVINETLRCANIAFSIFREATSDVNLNGYLIPKGWRVLIWARAIHMSDEYYPNPQEFNPSRWDNYTPKAGTFIPFGAGSRLCPGADLVKLEISIFLHYFLLNYRLERINPQCPITSLPVSKPTDNCLAKVIKVSCA, from the exons atgaaaatggaatgGGTTTACATGTGTATAGGCACTTTGTTGGCATGCTACATTTTTGTAAACAAAATAGTGAAGAATTTGAATGGATGGTATTATAATCTCAAACTAAGAAACAAAGACTACCCTTTGCCTCCTGGTCACATGGGATGGCCTCTAATAGGGaatctatttactttcattcAAGATTTCTCATCAGGCCAACCTGATTCATTCATTACCAATCTTATTCTCAA atatGGAAGAAATGGTATCTACAAGACACACTTGTTTGGAAATCCAAGTATAATAATATGTGAGCCTGAGATGGGTAAGAGAGTGATTTCAAATGATGAGAACTTTAAACTTGGTTATCCAAAATCCATCAAAGAGTTAGCACGATGTAGACCAATGATTGATGTATCTAAGGAAGAACATAGACATTTTCGAAGACTAATTACATCTCCCATTGTTGGTCACAAGGCACTAGCAATGTATATAGAACGTCTCGAGGACATTGTGGTCAATTCCTTAGAAGAATTGTCTAGCATGAAACATCCTATTGAGTTTTTGAAAGAGATGAAGAAAGTTTCCTTTAAAGCCATTGTCCATGTTTTCATGGGAACTTCTAATGACAACATTATTAAAAGCATTGGAAGTTCTTTTACTGATTTGTATAATGGCATGTACTCCATTCCCATCAATGCACCTGGATTCACTTTCCACAAAGCACTCAAG GCACGCAAGAAGCTAGCTAAAATAGTTCAACCTGTTGTGGATGAAAAGAgattaatgataaaaaatggTCAACAAGTGGAAGAGAAAAAAGATCTTATGGATATTCTGTTGGAAGTGAAAGATGAGAATGGTAGAAAATTAGAAGATGAAGATATTAGTGACTTGTTGATAGGGCTTTTATTTGCTGGACATGAAAGTACAGCAACTAGTCTAATGTGGTCAGTTATACATCTTACACAGCATCCACACATCCTTAAAAAAGCCAAG GAAGAGCAGGAAGAAATCTTGAGGACAAGACCAGATTCCCAGAAGCGATTAAGTCTCAATGAAGTCAAACAAATGACTTATCTTTCTCAT GTAATCAATGAAACATTGCGATGTGCCAACATTGCCTTTTCAATTTTTCGGGAGGCAACATCTGATGTTAACCTTAATG GTTATCTCATACCAAAAGGGTGGAGAGTGCTAATATGGGCAAGAGCTATTCATATGAGTGATGAATATTACCCAAATCCACAAGAATTTAATCCATCTAGATGGGAT AATTACACTCCCAAAGCAGGGACTTTCATTCCTTTTGGAGCAGGAAGTAGGCTCTGTCCTGGAGCTGACTTAGTCAAACTTGAAATTTCCATATTTCTTCATTATTTTCTCCTTAACTACAG GTTGGAGCGAATAAATCCACAATGTCCTATTACTAGCTTGCCAGTATCTAAACCAACTGACAATTGTCTAGCTAAGGTGATAAAAGTGTCATGTGCTTAG